A single Chryseobacterium sp. DNA region contains:
- the hutG gene encoding formimidoylglutamase, producing MFQNIWQGRMDGEELLFHRLFQRVKEEHNYDNISPDDFVLHGFAVDEGVRRNKGRQGAKEAPDVIRKNMSNFPVVLPNFSLLDFGNITCEDGNLENTQNSLAKNVSKVLLKGGKSLVLSGGHEVTYAHYLGVKTAFPEQKIGIINIDAHFDNRQPEKGVGPSSGTGFWQIAQEGPIHSLHIGIQRNSNTLKLFDTAHQYGMKYILADELFFENLPSIYQRIDELLDNVDFAYLTICMDVFNASIAPGVSASAYNGIFADATFMHFYKHILKNKKLVALDVAEVNPSFDIQDRTARLAACLVNEWLMI from the coding sequence ATGTTTCAAAATATTTGGCAGGGTAGAATGGATGGAGAAGAACTTCTCTTCCACAGGCTATTTCAGAGAGTAAAAGAAGAACACAATTATGACAATATTTCACCGGATGATTTCGTTTTACATGGTTTTGCCGTAGACGAAGGCGTAAGAAGAAATAAAGGTCGCCAGGGAGCCAAAGAAGCTCCGGATGTGATCCGAAAAAATATGTCTAATTTTCCGGTGGTTCTTCCCAACTTTTCATTGCTGGATTTTGGTAATATTACCTGTGAGGATGGTAACCTGGAGAATACCCAAAACAGTCTTGCAAAAAATGTGTCAAAAGTACTTTTAAAAGGCGGAAAATCTCTTGTGCTAAGCGGAGGACATGAAGTGACGTATGCCCACTATCTGGGCGTAAAAACAGCCTTTCCGGAGCAGAAAATAGGAATTATTAATATTGATGCCCATTTTGATAACAGACAGCCTGAAAAAGGAGTCGGTCCAAGCTCAGGAACCGGGTTCTGGCAGATTGCTCAGGAAGGGCCTATCCATTCTTTACATATTGGAATTCAAAGAAACTCCAACACATTGAAACTTTTTGATACCGCTCACCAATACGGAATGAAATATATCCTCGCTGATGAGTTATTCTTTGAAAATCTTCCATCGATTTATCAGCGTATTGATGAGCTTTTGGACAATGTAGATTTTGCTTATCTCACCATTTGTATGGACGTTTTTAATGCTTCTATCGCTCCGGGGGTTTCCGCTTCGGCTTATAATGGTATCTTTGCAGATGCAACCTTTATGCATTTTTATAAGCATATTTTAAAAAACAAAAAACTGGTTGCACTGGACGTGGCTGAGGTTAATCCATCCTTTGATATTCAGGACAGGACGGCAAGGCTGGCGGCATGTCTGGTGAATGAATGGCTAATGATTTAA
- a CDS encoding DUF695 domain-containing protein codes for MEEKQYKDFWDWFLTKEKKFYEVVKEGEQESIEKDFFDVIAPKLNLIKDGCYFLTGMSDSTIAELIITVDGDITNIAFAEELIEAAPTLDRWKFTALKPAIDIQKVSVSMGDYHFSKDNISFYSNEIDDYQDEIDLVFVYHGSAENKDAVTTGVCIFLDNFLGELNFATQIDTFTVIGIDQAEKELVPIEKLQDFLLWREREFTEKYKSVKRTDAEDEFSILRADLGNGRPLIACINMHLLTYDAKASYPWIAVLTFHYNGEHNDGLPEKEDFEKLSDIEDQAVEELKKDGYLYIGRESADNIKESYFAGKDFRKISKVFNTIKQNNPEYKISVRIFKDKYWQYFKYYTAN; via the coding sequence ATGGAGGAAAAACAGTATAAAGATTTTTGGGACTGGTTTTTAACAAAGGAAAAAAAGTTCTATGAAGTTGTTAAAGAAGGAGAACAGGAATCCATTGAGAAAGATTTTTTTGATGTAATTGCCCCCAAGCTGAACCTCATAAAAGACGGCTGCTATTTTTTGACCGGGATGTCTGACAGTACTATAGCAGAGTTGATTATTACCGTAGACGGAGATATAACGAATATAGCCTTTGCTGAAGAACTTATTGAGGCCGCTCCTACACTTGACCGCTGGAAATTTACAGCTTTGAAACCGGCAATCGACATACAAAAAGTAAGTGTCTCTATGGGAGATTATCATTTTTCAAAAGATAATATTTCTTTCTATTCTAACGAAATAGATGATTATCAGGATGAGATTGATCTTGTTTTTGTGTATCATGGGAGTGCTGAAAATAAAGATGCTGTCACGACAGGAGTCTGCATATTTTTAGATAACTTTTTAGGAGAATTAAACTTTGCAACACAGATTGATACCTTTACAGTAATAGGAATAGACCAGGCTGAGAAAGAACTTGTTCCTATTGAAAAATTACAGGACTTTCTGCTGTGGAGAGAAAGAGAATTCACAGAAAAGTATAAAAGTGTAAAAAGAACTGATGCAGAGGACGAGTTTTCTATCCTTAGAGCTGATCTGGGCAATGGCAGACCTCTCATTGCCTGTATAAATATGCACTTATTGACCTATGATGCAAAAGCTTCTTACCCATGGATTGCAGTGCTTACATTTCATTACAACGGAGAACATAATGACGGACTTCCTGAAAAAGAAGATTTTGAAAAACTAAGCGATATTGAAGATCAGGCTGTTGAGGAATTAAAAAAAGACGGATATTTATATATTGGCCGGGAAAGTGCAGACAATATCAAAGAAAGCTATTTTGCGGGTAAGGATTTTAGGAAGATTTCTAAAGTTTTTAATACCATAAAACAAAACAACCCGGAGTATAAAATCTCAGTTAGAATTTTTAAAGATAAATACTGGCAATATTTTAAATATTATACAGCAAATTAA
- the hutI gene encoding imidazolonepropionase, translated as MKLIGPFKQVVTLANLPLRGKLSDEQLEIIVDGGIVVDQNTIQKIGNFDTLKNENPAVEIEQIEGEQVVLPAFVDSHTHICFGGNRANDFAMRNAGKTYLEIAENGGGIWSSVQHTRNASEEELLKTLLERIDFLVNLGITTVEVKSGYGLDVESELKMLRIIKKAQGKTKATLVPTCLSAHLKPRDFDGSNSEYLEYIITEILPKVKEENLAQRVDIFIEKSAFQPEESKEFLLKTKALGFEITVHADQFTPGSSRIAVEVGAKSADHLEATIDGDIEFLAQSDTVATALPGASLGLGEQFTPARKLLDAGAILAIASDWNPGSAPMGNLITQASILATFQKLTTAEVLAGMTFRASFALNLEDRGMLEAGKKADFVTFKTNNFQNVLYNQGSLKAEQVYIDGKCIDKS; from the coding sequence ATGAAATTAATAGGACCATTTAAGCAGGTAGTAACACTTGCTAACTTACCATTGAGAGGAAAGCTTTCCGATGAACAACTGGAGATTATTGTTGATGGAGGAATTGTAGTAGACCAAAATACCATTCAGAAAATAGGAAATTTTGATACCCTTAAAAATGAAAACCCTGCTGTAGAAATCGAGCAGATTGAAGGAGAGCAGGTGGTTCTTCCTGCTTTTGTAGATTCACATACCCACATCTGCTTCGGAGGGAACCGTGCCAATGATTTTGCCATGCGTAATGCCGGGAAAACTTATCTGGAGATTGCTGAAAACGGTGGAGGAATCTGGAGTTCTGTACAGCATACAAGAAATGCTTCGGAAGAAGAATTGTTGAAAACCTTACTGGAAAGAATCGATTTCCTGGTGAACCTGGGAATTACAACCGTTGAAGTGAAAAGCGGCTATGGTTTAGATGTGGAAAGCGAACTGAAAATGCTTAGAATTATTAAAAAAGCACAGGGAAAAACAAAGGCAACTTTAGTCCCAACCTGTCTTTCTGCCCACTTAAAACCAAGAGATTTTGACGGAAGCAACTCTGAATATTTAGAATATATCATTACTGAAATCTTGCCTAAAGTAAAAGAAGAAAACCTGGCACAGCGTGTTGATATTTTTATTGAAAAATCAGCTTTTCAGCCGGAAGAAAGTAAAGAATTCTTACTTAAAACTAAAGCTTTAGGTTTTGAAATTACAGTTCATGCAGACCAGTTTACCCCTGGAAGCTCAAGAATTGCAGTAGAAGTAGGCGCAAAATCTGCTGATCATCTGGAAGCAACGATTGACGGGGATATAGAGTTTTTAGCACAATCTGATACCGTAGCAACAGCCCTGCCGGGAGCCAGCCTTGGGTTAGGAGAGCAATTTACTCCCGCAAGAAAACTTTTAGATGCAGGCGCTATATTGGCGATTGCCAGCGACTGGAATCCGGGATCTGCTCCAATGGGGAATTTAATCACCCAGGCCTCCATTTTGGCAACTTTCCAAAAGCTTACAACAGCTGAAGTGCTGGCAGGAATGACCTTCCGGGCTTCATTTGCACTCAATCTCGAGGACAGAGGAATGCTGGAAGCGGGAAAGAAAGCTGATTTTGTGACCTTCAAAACCAATAATTTCCAAAATGTACTGTATAATCAGGGAAGTTTAAAAGCCGAACAGGTTTATATTGACGGAAAATGTATTGATAAATCATAA
- the ruvB gene encoding Holliday junction branch migration DNA helicase RuvB translates to MPDFLHPDKENYSHEELMQEEQMRPQSFKDFAGQRKTLENLEVFVTAAKRRGGALDHVLLHGPPGLGKTTLANIIANELGVNCKITSGPVLDKPGSLAGLLTNLEENDVLFIDEIHRLSPVVEEYLYSAMEDYKIDIMLETGPNARSVQIGLNPFTLVGATTRSGMLTKPMLARFGIQSRLEYYSIELLAMIIQRSARVLGIKIYEDASIEIARRSRGTPRIANALLRRVRDFAEIKGNGEIEINITKYALNSLNVDEFGLDEMDNKIMRVMIENFKGKPVGISALATSIAENPETLEEVYEPFLIQEGFIIRTPRGREVTDKAYQHLNISRPKNPGELF, encoded by the coding sequence ATGCCAGATTTTTTACATCCAGATAAGGAAAACTACTCACACGAGGAGCTGATGCAGGAAGAGCAGATGCGTCCCCAGAGCTTTAAAGATTTTGCAGGACAGAGAAAAACACTGGAGAATCTTGAAGTTTTTGTTACCGCAGCCAAAAGACGGGGCGGGGCGCTTGATCATGTTCTGTTACATGGTCCTCCAGGCCTGGGAAAAACTACGTTAGCCAACATTATTGCCAATGAATTGGGTGTAAACTGTAAGATCACCTCAGGTCCTGTGTTGGATAAACCCGGAAGTTTAGCGGGCTTACTGACCAATCTGGAAGAAAATGATGTTCTTTTCATTGATGAGATCCACCGTTTATCTCCTGTTGTGGAAGAATATCTGTATTCTGCAATGGAAGATTATAAAATTGACATTATGCTGGAGACAGGTCCCAATGCAAGAAGTGTTCAAATCGGGCTGAATCCTTTTACCCTGGTGGGAGCAACTACCAGAAGCGGGATGCTGACCAAGCCTATGCTAGCCAGATTTGGAATCCAGAGCAGACTCGAGTACTACTCCATTGAGCTTTTAGCGATGATTATTCAGAGAAGCGCCAGAGTGTTAGGGATAAAAATCTATGAAGACGCCTCGATAGAAATTGCAAGAAGAAGCCGCGGAACCCCCAGAATTGCTAATGCACTGCTAAGAAGGGTTCGTGACTTTGCCGAGATCAAAGGCAATGGTGAAATTGAAATCAACATTACAAAATATGCACTGAACTCTTTAAATGTAGATGAGTTCGGTTTGGATGAAATGGATAATAAGATCATGCGCGTCATGATTGAAAACTTCAAAGGAAAGCCGGTTGGAATTTCTGCTTTGGCTACCTCCATTGCAGAAAATCCGGAAACTTTGGAAGAAGTATATGAGCCTTTCCTGATCCAGGAAGGATTTATTATCAGAACCCCAAGAGGCAGAGAAGTTACAGACAAGGCTTATCAACATTTGAACATTTCAAGACCTAAAAACCCTGGAGAACTTTTTTAG
- a CDS encoding FMN-binding negative transcriptional regulator, which translates to MFIPKLYRSEDSILMKEIIRENSFALLISSVDKIRATHSMMMFNEDDPENTYIETHISRANPQAKVLQNGDEILCDFLGAHTYISSSWYDHINVSTWNYEAVQIYGKVELMDHDELYAHLEKLTSKYEKFQQCPMMVKDMGKEFVEKEMKGAFGIKIIPTEIFIKQKLSQNRKETDFKNIISHLETSDDNARKIAEKMKLIQK; encoded by the coding sequence ATGTTTATACCCAAATTATACCGGAGTGAAGATAGTATCCTGATGAAAGAAATTATCCGGGAGAATTCTTTTGCTCTGTTAATTTCTTCTGTTGATAAAATCCGGGCGACTCATTCTATGATGATGTTCAATGAGGATGATCCGGAAAATACTTATATTGAAACCCATATTTCCCGGGCAAATCCTCAGGCAAAAGTCTTACAAAACGGGGATGAGATTCTTTGTGACTTTCTGGGGGCACATACTTATATTTCCAGCAGCTGGTATGACCACATCAATGTTTCTACATGGAACTATGAAGCGGTACAGATCTATGGAAAAGTGGAATTGATGGATCATGATGAATTGTATGCTCATTTAGAGAAATTAACGTCCAAATACGAAAAATTTCAGCAATGTCCCATGATGGTCAAAGATATGGGGAAAGAGTTTGTGGAAAAAGAAATGAAGGGAGCTTTTGGAATTAAGATCATTCCGACAGAAATATTCATTAAACAAAAACTTTCACAAAACAGAAAAGAAACTGATTTTAAGAACATTATTTCCCATCTTGAAACATCAGACGATAATGCCCGGAAGATTGCTGAGAAAATGAAATTAATACAGAAATAA
- a CDS encoding MBL fold metallo-hydrolase encodes MKLYPIQCGKFKLDGGAMFGVVPKSLWEKTNPADEKNLIELGTRSLLIEDGKKLILVDCGLGNKQDDKFFGHYSLWGDDNLDKNLKKYGFVKEDITDVFLTHLHFDHCGGAIEWNDDRTGYRPAFKNAQFWTNENHWQWATEPNAREKASFLKENIIPMQESGQLHFLPLPATGNYGFAPDLKMDVIFVDGHTEKQMLPVIQYQEKTVVFAADLIPTAGHINQVYVMGYDTRPLLTLEEKGKFLKQCVDNEYLLFFEHDAHNELASLKMTEKGIRLDETFTFNDVFGY; translated from the coding sequence ATGAAGCTATATCCTATACAATGTGGAAAATTTAAACTGGACGGCGGTGCTATGTTTGGAGTCGTCCCAAAGAGTCTGTGGGAAAAAACAAACCCGGCAGACGAAAAAAATCTAATTGAGCTCGGCACCCGCTCGCTTCTCATTGAAGACGGTAAAAAACTAATCCTGGTAGACTGTGGTCTGGGTAATAAACAGGATGATAAATTCTTTGGTCATTATTCTCTTTGGGGAGATGACAATCTGGATAAAAACCTAAAGAAATACGGTTTTGTAAAAGAAGATATTACGGATGTATTTCTTACCCACCTTCATTTTGACCATTGTGGTGGTGCCATCGAATGGAATGATGACAGGACAGGATACAGACCTGCTTTTAAAAATGCACAATTCTGGACGAATGAAAACCATTGGCAATGGGCTACAGAACCTAATGCAAGAGAAAAAGCCAGCTTCCTGAAAGAAAATATTATTCCGATGCAGGAAAGCGGCCAGCTGCATTTCCTGCCGCTACCAGCGACTGGAAACTATGGTTTTGCACCGGATCTAAAAATGGATGTCATCTTTGTGGATGGACATACGGAAAAACAGATGCTCCCGGTGATTCAATACCAGGAAAAAACGGTTGTTTTTGCAGCGGATCTTATTCCGACAGCGGGACATATCAACCAGGTGTATGTAATGGGCTATGATACCAGGCCTCTTTTAACCCTGGAAGAAAAAGGGAAGTTCCTAAAACAATGTGTAGATAATGAATATTTATTGTTCTTTGAACATGATGCTCACAACGAACTTGCAAGTCTTAAAATGACTGAAAAAGGGATAAGACTTGATGAGACCTTCACTTTTAATGATGTTTTTGGATATTAA
- the coaE gene encoding dephospho-CoA kinase (Dephospho-CoA kinase (CoaE) performs the final step in coenzyme A biosynthesis.) yields MEQLHSETQQTEPEPAPKVIGLTGGIGSGKTTVARFIEEFGFPVYYSDDRAKTIVNDNEDLKIKIKELLGDESYDSNGLYDRKYVADKVFNNKDLLQSLNEIIHPAVRIDFENWVQKQTKYLVFKETALLFELKLNRQCYKSLLVTAEDNIRIKRVMDRDHKTYREVEAVMEKQMPEKDKIKIADCIIYNNTNLEDLKEQTEQVIFNIE; encoded by the coding sequence ATGGAACAATTGCATTCGGAAACACAACAGACAGAACCGGAACCTGCACCCAAGGTTATTGGATTAACAGGAGGAATAGGATCAGGAAAAACTACGGTTGCCCGCTTTATTGAGGAATTTGGATTTCCTGTTTATTATTCTGATGACAGGGCCAAAACAATTGTCAATGACAATGAAGATTTAAAGATTAAAATCAAAGAACTTTTAGGGGATGAATCCTATGATTCAAATGGCTTATATGACAGAAAATATGTTGCAGACAAGGTTTTCAACAATAAGGATCTGCTGCAAAGCCTGAATGAAATCATCCACCCTGCAGTACGTATTGATTTTGAGAACTGGGTACAAAAACAAACCAAATATTTAGTATTCAAAGAAACGGCATTATTGTTTGAGCTAAAACTCAACAGGCAATGCTATAAATCTCTTTTGGTCACGGCAGAAGATAATATCAGGATTAAAAGGGTCATGGACAGAGACCACAAAACCTACCGTGAAGTAGAAGCTGTTATGGAAAAACAGATGCCTGAAAAGGATAAGATTAAAATAGCAGACTGCATCATCTATAACAATACCAATCTGGAAGATCTGAAAGAACAGACGGAACAGGTTATTTTTAATATTGAATAA
- a CDS encoding GEVED domain-containing protein → MVFGLFLQAQTVTIGPGTSTQRYPLGSFYGFERSASLYAASEINVPAGGSILSVAWNATASTSVTLPVKIYLKAVPSSTTTLTAQDWATVTGGSTLVYSGNVSNLPTGWNTVTLQSPFYYNGTDNVMVMVETNYGGSGGGSSTGSAITYSTATSRHMYYQADSNAPTGTGTVTSSRPNIQMTFGAPPSCLPPGALSLGTVTPTSAVLNWTAPSTAPAGGYDVYYSTSSNAPTAATTPSQNITAGTSAPLSPLAANTTYYAWVRSKCSATDQSWWVGPISFYTGYCTPTGGNFSTSYYLNSLNTTGGISNIDYSATSYTGYVNSGLVASAIPTSTLTVNLKASGNSTYYYYVWVDWNNNMSFNDPGETILATTSYAATGTATISIPSTQAPGNYRVRCATSFSGQINSCGNASYGNYVDFTLSVIALQPCNTSPPSNIAVSNITASSALVTWVPATGATYVLQYRKQGSGPTGWQTINITAPLSSSQLISNLTDATQYEYQIATICGGAQGPYSTIGNFTTPALGYCDPSPVNTTSDGYINKVVVTPTNAPLMVSDSGYDVYKDYTTDASRTITLVRGTGGNTISVNKYWPGSTSSYGVVAWIDYNRNGIFEATEKVLDTPSNTTTPVNATFAVPALPNPAIYNGTQPTRMRVAMKQYGVPAPCGSFGTFDYGEVEDYTVRFIDQPVCSTAPPTNITVSNLTATSATFSWVFATGATYNLRYRKISPAPVGAYTTVNGITGNTYTIPAANPLTEQTQYEVQVATVCGTSTGGFSTAIPFTTPPLSYCQMTGSGNNDHISNVTVTSSNLGVPPMNNTSVQTNYISYTTPQTLITLDVGSLGNKISVAKGWTGATNNDAVTAWIDWNRDGQFVDSERILISAASTTTPVIATFDVPTTAYPGPLTTTMRVVLKRTSAPVMCQNAVNGEVEDYRVMLRPCSNVTPNAPTFTRTHNSATISWTGVTNNVSYIVRYRVQGTTTWTEVYASTQLGNIPLVVNGLTPATTYEVEIAAICGNTIGTATTIKTFTTRCDPTPPNVTISTITPTTALITWAPLAASSTYVMRYRVVGSGATGWVTVNLPAAPANTYVLGSATPLVPYTSYEVQIANQCSGETTLNPYSNPKVFITERICEIPPPGLTITQLLPTMAEVKWDPFPGATYVLRYRKVGIPSWTEVPTPVNNLVLNGLTELTKYEMQVVNICNGTPGNYTPLYYFTTPTVVYCNMSSDNFAGEHIAKVTVNPTGKPMMENASGASSYTDYTGDPKKFIEMVQGSTDNEIIIEKKWTGTNYNEGIAVWIDFNRNGEFDINERVFTSAPNTTTPVSGKFSVPADAFVSMTDYKYVVMRVAMQRDGVPVTCVNPGNGEVEDYTVRISKKGISNPTNQTDILIYPNPVSTTLYVKNISKRARYKIYNAAGQVIADGILLNNQINVSKLINGVYVIDIDDNGNTVQKKFIKE, encoded by the coding sequence ATGGTCTTCGGACTGTTTCTACAGGCACAAACAGTTACAATTGGTCCAGGAACATCAACTCAAAGATATCCTTTGGGTTCTTTCTATGGATTTGAAAGATCTGCATCTCTCTACGCTGCCAGCGAAATAAATGTACCTGCCGGTGGAAGTATTTTGTCGGTGGCATGGAATGCTACAGCATCTACGAGCGTAACGCTTCCGGTAAAGATCTATTTAAAAGCCGTTCCAAGTTCTACAACAACTCTTACAGCACAGGACTGGGCTACCGTAACTGGTGGGTCCACTTTAGTATATAGCGGAAACGTAAGTAATTTACCTACAGGATGGAATACTGTCACGCTGCAAAGTCCTTTTTATTATAATGGAACGGATAACGTTATGGTCATGGTTGAAACCAACTACGGAGGTTCCGGTGGAGGATCTTCAACCGGAAGTGCCATTACGTATTCTACCGCTACTTCAAGACATATGTACTATCAGGCTGATTCAAATGCTCCGACAGGAACAGGAACAGTAACGAGCAGCAGACCTAATATTCAGATGACTTTTGGTGCCCCTCCTTCATGCCTTCCTCCGGGAGCATTAAGCTTAGGAACGGTAACACCAACAAGTGCAGTATTAAACTGGACTGCGCCGTCTACAGCACCTGCAGGCGGATATGATGTGTACTACAGTACGTCCAGCAATGCGCCGACAGCTGCCACCACACCTTCCCAAAATATAACGGCTGGAACAAGCGCGCCACTTTCTCCGTTGGCAGCCAATACAACTTATTATGCATGGGTAAGATCAAAATGTAGTGCTACTGACCAAAGCTGGTGGGTAGGACCTATTTCTTTTTATACAGGATATTGTACCCCTACAGGAGGTAACTTTTCAACTTCATATTATCTGAATTCCCTCAATACAACAGGAGGTATCTCGAATATAGATTACTCTGCTACTTCCTACACCGGGTATGTGAACTCTGGTTTAGTGGCTTCAGCAATTCCTACCAGTACTTTAACGGTGAATCTGAAAGCTTCCGGAAACAGTACTTACTATTATTATGTTTGGGTTGACTGGAATAATAATATGAGTTTTAACGATCCGGGGGAAACCATACTGGCAACTACCTCTTATGCTGCAACCGGAACTGCCACTATTTCTATTCCTTCAACACAGGCACCTGGAAATTATAGAGTAAGATGTGCTACATCATTCTCAGGACAAATCAATTCCTGTGGAAATGCTTCTTATGGTAATTACGTAGACTTTACATTATCAGTTATAGCGCTGCAGCCATGTAATACTTCACCGCCAAGTAATATTGCGGTTTCAAATATTACGGCGAGTTCAGCATTAGTGACATGGGTTCCTGCAACAGGAGCAACCTATGTTTTACAATATAGAAAGCAAGGTTCAGGACCTACAGGATGGCAGACGATTAACATAACAGCTCCGCTTTCAAGCAGCCAGCTGATCAGTAATCTGACAGATGCGACTCAGTATGAATATCAGATCGCAACAATATGCGGTGGTGCTCAGGGACCATACTCCACTATAGGCAACTTTACAACGCCTGCATTGGGCTATTGTGATCCGAGCCCTGTCAATACAACATCGGACGGCTATATCAATAAAGTAGTGGTAACGCCTACGAATGCTCCTCTTATGGTAAGTGATTCAGGATATGATGTATATAAGGATTATACAACAGATGCTTCCAGAACAATTACATTGGTAAGAGGTACAGGAGGCAATACCATCAGTGTTAATAAATATTGGCCAGGTTCTACATCCTCTTATGGAGTTGTTGCCTGGATCGATTATAACAGAAACGGAATTTTTGAAGCTACGGAAAAAGTACTGGATACCCCAAGTAATACAACGACTCCGGTAAATGCTACGTTTGCGGTACCGGCATTACCAAATCCGGCGATTTATAATGGAACTCAGCCTACCCGTATGCGGGTAGCGATGAAACAGTACGGTGTTCCTGCTCCTTGCGGATCATTCGGTACATTCGATTATGGTGAGGTAGAAGATTATACGGTGAGATTTATTGATCAGCCGGTATGTTCAACTGCTCCTCCTACGAATATTACCGTTTCAAACCTTACTGCTACCAGCGCAACCTTTTCTTGGGTTTTCGCTACAGGTGCTACTTATAACTTGAGATATAGAAAAATAAGCCCTGCTCCTGTGGGTGCATATACTACCGTAAACGGAATCACGGGTAACACTTATACAATTCCTGCTGCAAATCCATTAACAGAGCAGACTCAATACGAAGTTCAGGTAGCAACAGTGTGTGGTACCAGCACAGGTGGGTTCTCTACAGCAATACCATTTACAACACCTCCATTATCTTATTGTCAAATGACAGGTAGTGGAAATAATGACCACATTTCAAATGTAACGGTTACTTCTTCTAACCTAGGGGTGCCGCCTATGAATAATACTTCAGTACAGACAAACTATATCAGCTATACCACTCCACAAACCCTTATCACGCTTGACGTGGGATCTTTAGGCAATAAGATCTCTGTAGCGAAAGGCTGGACAGGAGCTACAAATAATGATGCAGTTACAGCATGGATCGACTGGAATAGAGACGGGCAGTTTGTGGATTCAGAAAGAATCCTTATTTCTGCAGCCAGTACAACGACTCCTGTTATCGCTACATTTGATGTCCCTACGACTGCTTACCCGGGACCATTAACAACTACAATGAGAGTGGTGCTGAAACGTACAAGTGCTCCGGTAATGTGCCAGAACGCAGTGAATGGAGAAGTGGAAGATTATAGAGTAATGCTGAGACCTTGTAGTAACGTTACTCCAAACGCACCAACCTTTACACGTACTCATAATTCCGCTACAATCAGCTGGACAGGGGTGACGAACAACGTAAGTTATATTGTAAGATACAGAGTACAGGGTACTACAACTTGGACAGAAGTGTATGCTTCTACACAATTAGGAAATATTCCGCTTGTAGTTAACGGATTGACTCCGGCAACAACTTATGAAGTTGAGATCGCAGCAATTTGTGGAAATACAATTGGAACAGCAACAACAATAAAAACATTTACAACGAGATGTGACCCTACGCCTCCAAATGTTACGATCAGTACTATTACCCCTACAACGGCATTGATTACATGGGCACCGCTTGCTGCAAGCTCTACGTATGTTATGAGATACAGAGTTGTAGGATCCGGAGCTACAGGATGGGTGACTGTTAACTTACCGGCTGCTCCTGCCAATACTTACGTACTGGGAAGTGCAACACCTCTGGTTCCGTATACCTCATATGAAGTTCAGATTGCGAATCAGTGTTCGGGAGAAACTACCTTGAACCCATACTCAAATCCTAAAGTATTTATTACTGAAAGAATTTGTGAGATCCCTCCTCCAGGATTGACCATTACCCAATTATTGCCAACTATGGCAGAAGTGAAATGGGATCCTTTCCCGGGAGCCACTTATGTTCTTAGATATAGAAAAGTAGGCATTCCAAGCTGGACAGAAGTACCAACACCAGTAAATAACCTGGTATTGAACGGACTTACAGAACTTACCAAATATGAAATGCAGGTAGTGAACATCTGTAACGGTACACCCGGTAACTATACTCCTCTGTACTACTTTACAACTCCTACTGTAGTGTATTGTAATATGTCTTCCGATAACTTTGCCGGTGAGCATATTGCTAAAGTGACCGTGAATCCTACTGGAAAACCTATGATGGAAAATGCGTCCGGTGCATCCAGCTATACAGATTACACAGGAGACCCTAAAAAGTTCATAGAAATGGTCCAGGGATCTACAGACAATGAGATCATCATTGAGAAGAAATGGACAGGAACTAATTATAATGAAGGAATTGCGGTATGGATCGACTTCAACAGAAATGGAGAGTTTGATATCAATGAGAGAGTGTTTACTTCCGCGCCAAATACCACAACTCCGGTATCAGGAAAATTCAGTGTACCGGCTGATGCATTTGTAAGTATGACAGACTACAAATATGTAGTAATGAGAGTAGCAATGCAGAGAGATGGCGTTCCTGTAACTTGTGTAAACCCAGGTAACGGTGAAGTGGAAGATTATACGGTAAGAATTTCCAAAAAAGGAATTTCAAATCCAACGAATCAAACGGATATCCTGATCTATCCTAACCCGGTAAGCACAACATTGTATGTGAAAAATATCAGCAAGAGAGCAAGATATAAGATCTATAATGCTGCCGGACAGGTGATCGCAGATGGTATCCTGCTAAACAATCAGATCAACGTAAGTAAACTGATCAATGGTGTTTATGTAATAGATATCGATGATAACGGTAACACGGTTCAAAAGAAATTTATTAAAGAATAA